One Globicephala melas chromosome 9, mGloMel1.2, whole genome shotgun sequence genomic window, ttgtgccatttaaagctcgtgtttccttattaattttctgtctggatgatctgtccattggtgtaagtgaggtgttaaagtcctccactattattgtgttactgtcaatttcctcttttatagctgttagccggtgctttatgtattgaggtgctcctatgttgggtgcatatatatttataatgttatatcatcttcttggcttgatcccttgatcattatgtagtatccttccttttctcttgtaacattctttattttaaagtctattttatctgatatgagtattgctgctccagctttcttttgatttccttttgcatggaatatctttttccatcccctcactttcagtctgtatgtgtccctaggtctgaagtgggtctcttgtagacagcatatatatgggtcttgtttttgtatccattcagcaagcctgtgtcttttggttggagcatttaatccattcacgtttaaggtaattatcaatatgtatgttcctatgaccattttcttaattgttttgggtttgtttttgtaggtccttttcttctcatgtgtttcacacttagagaagttcctttagcatttgttgtagagctggtttggcggtgctgaattctcttagcttttgcctgtctgtaaagcttttgatttctccatcgaatctaaatgagatccttgctggttagagtaatcttagttgtaggttttccctttcatcactttaaatatgtcatgccactcccttctggcttgtagagtttctgctgagaaatcagctgttaaccttatgggagttcccttgtatgttatttgtcatttttcccttgctgctttcaataatttttctttgtctttaatttttgccaatttaattactatgtctctcggtgtgtttctccttgggtttatcctctatgggattctctgtgcttcctggacttgggtggctatttcctttcccatgttagggaagttttcgactataatctcttcaaatattttctctggtcctttctctctctcttcttctgggacccctataatgcgaatgttgttgcgtttaatgttgtcccagaggtctcttaggctgtcttcatttcattcttttttctttattctgttccacagcagtgaattccaccattctgtcttccaggtctcttatctgtccttctgcctctgtttttctgCTATTAACtccttgtagtgtagttttcatttcagttattgtattgttcatctctgtttgtttgttctttaattcttctaggtgtttgttaaacatttcttgcatcttctcgatcttttttctccatctccattctttttccgaggttctggttcatcttcactatcattattctgaattcttttactggaaggttgcctatctccacttcatttagttgtttttctggggttttatcttgttccttcatgtggtacatagctgtctgccttttcatcttgtctgtctttctgtgaatgtggtttttgttccacaggctgcaggactgtagttcttcttgcttctgctctctgccctctggtggatgaggctatctaagaggcttgtgcaactTTCCTGATGGAGAGGGACTGgtgttgggtagagctgactgttgctctggtgggcagagcttagtaaaactttaatccacttgactgctgatgggtggggctgtgttctctccctgttggttgtttggcctgaggcaacccaacactggagactacctgggctctttggtggggctaatggcagtctctgggagggctcacaccaaggagtgcttcccagaacttatgctgccagtttccttgtccccatggtgagccacagccacacgctgcctctgcaggagaccctccaacactagcacgtaggtctggttcagtctcccctggggtcactgctccttcccctgggtcccaatgcgcacactactttgtgtgtgccctccaagagcggagtctctgtttcccccatttctgtcgaagtcctgcaatcaaatcccagtagccttcaaagtctgtttctctcggaattcctcctcctgttgctggacccccaggttgggaagcctgacatgggggtcagaacctttactccagtgggtggatttctgtggtataagtgttctccagtctgtgagtcacccacccagcagttacgggattgattttattgtgattgcgcccctcctaccatctcattgtggcttctcctttgtcttcggatgtggggtgtcttttttggtgagttccagtgtcttcctgtcgatgactgtccagcagctagttgtgattctggtgttctcatgagagagagtgagaacacgtccttctactctgtcatcttggtTTAGGGCCCTCCATAAGGAGAATCTTGCTAAGAGAAATGAGGAAGGAAGTTAAAGGTATAAAGGCATAAAAGCATGAAAGTATTGGGAAATCATTAGAGAACAAAGTGTGAGAAAGGGAATGATGAGTACAGATGAGGGTGGGTAGCTTAGTAAGCAAGAATCAGAGAATCAAGGCTTTGCAGATCATGATAGAACTTTGCTTTTTATATGGAAGATGAAATGAAAGCCACTGAAGAATTTTGATCAGAGGAATAACATTTATTAGTGTTCACTGTGTGCTAGGATCTTGCCACCATTATTTCATGCAGTGTCCATAACCAGTCTTATAGATACTGTTAATCACacttattttgtagatgaggaaactgaggtgcagaaggTTAAAGAAACAGATTGCATCTCTACAGACTTTCAGAACCAGGTTTCAGTACAGCAATTTGATACCATAGGTGACTCTCTTACATCTTTTGCTATACTGCCTTTAACTTTGATAGACATATTACATAGACTAGAAAGACAGAGAGGCGGAAGAGAAGATTAGAGTGAGGGAGATCCCTAAGAATGGCACAAAAACAAGGCCAGACACTAGAAACACTTACTGTGGAAAATGAGTGGGGCCTGGATTGATTGGCTGtcagtgaaataaaaaggaagggaggaaattaGGACAACGTTCAAGTTCCGACTTGGCAACTGTGTGGAGAGTGGTCCATTTTACAGCAACGGGGAGTGCAGGTGGGGGAGCAGATTAAAGGGATAGTAGAGGCAAGGAATGATTCTTTCTATCCAGGACTCTTGCAGATGGAGGTGCCTGTGGAAATCCAGTCGGGTGTCTTGAAAAGGCATTATGTGAGGACTGGAGCACAGAAGGTATTTGGCGTAGTAGTGaagagagcacttagagttaaatcCAGACCCCTAACCATGACTACAGTTaactatttaaagtgatgaagtgGAAATAGGGGACTAGTATTACCAACTCTTGCTTTTACTGTTGGCAAAGCACTTAATGTCTTTTTCTGCACAACAGTGTGGCTGAGGGGGCAGGCAGGTAGAACAGACATTTGACAGGTACCTTTGGggcttctctttatattttcttataaactATGCTCTGTATTTATTGTGTAAATCGTATCAGCAGGTAATCTGGAAATTTACATAATTGACCACAAGGGGGAGAACTCTAATTCTACATTAAGTCACTTACTAACAACATGAAATATTCTAAAAGTACTTGCTATATTCAGTTGTTGTTAAGCTGTCCCATTTCCACTTCCTAATGGAAGCTGGGGGAATTCCGTGCTAGAGATAGGTTTCACTGAATTGAAATGCTGTTTTGTCGTGCTAAAGTTATGATAAAGTCACTAAATGTAAGAATCTGTTTGTACTAAGCAATGATTCTCCAGGAAGGGATTCAGATGcttctttaattaaaatgaagacagtagggcttccctggtggcttgagagtccacctgccgatgcaggggacacgggttcgtgccccggtccgggaagatcccacatgccgtggagtggctgggcctgtgagccatggacgctgagcctgcgcgtccagagcctgtgctccgcaacgggagaggccacagcagtgagagtcccgcgtgccgcaaaaaaaaaaaaaaaagaaaaaaaaaagaatgaagacagtacaaattttaaaattcaccccAGGAGGGTTTTTCCCTCCAAATAACATTATTTCAGTTGTCCTTCAAGAAAACTATAACCTTCCTGGAAGTCCTTGGTTACACTGAAACAAGAACAAGATTGTCAGCATGTCAGTCTATTGTAGAAGATATCAGTATCAAAACAAAAGGATGGGAATGGTGCTGGCCATGCCACTTAAATGTCGTATGTTCCTCAGATATATATGAGTATATGTTATATGGTCATTGTTATATGAACAGTGAATGTTGTATGTTCAGTGTTTAAATGctcattttctatttgatttaACTTCTGTGCTCTGGTTTTATGTAAAGTTTCATTGTAAGAAAACTATAACCCTCATTGGGGTGAGAATTACCTTTTGAGGCTTCCTAACGCTTGAGTCACATttttggacttcatcaaattaaattacatttgtcAGGTATGAATATAGTATTTCTGCATTTTATCTATATACCGAAACAGACACAGCTAATTGAGTGTTGTCCCCTTTAAAGATGTGATATTGGTAAGCTCTGTAGGACTCTTAATAACACAACTGTTACTGGAAACATATCTGTATTTCCCCTTAGAGGCAGTGTCACACTCTTTTAATATGTTCAGTGACAGCAGATCTTCCTTTGAGAGTgagtataatatttaaaaataaacctttctATGAATGAAGTTTGAATATTAAGGTCACCAATCAAATTGCAATATATATTATTTGGGGTTCAGAAAACTAGAtgtaactaaaatattttaactccCTTTGATTTATAAACCTCCTTAATTTATCTGCCATTAATGAGTCACAAAATGTTTTTAGCAATGATGCTGtcactgaaataaatataaactctCCTAAGGTGACTACTTGCATTTGAATAAACTCATTCTAGAgtgtcatttaaataaataaataaataaataagtagtttATTTATGCTTACTTTGTGcttattttccaattatttgcACAATTCATGCTTCAGGAATCCTTTAAATGTAAAGTAACAGTCTACTAAGtaaatcagtgttttcatttagATATTTTCTATAACTTCTTCCAAAAATGACTGaggtttttttatgtttttttttttctttggccaatgAATTAATTTTCTGTCAGTATTTCTCACACCAGAAAGTATTATAGACCAATAGAAGTTCTATGCTAGGCAGTGTGGAGGACACACGTCTTACTTCTGCTTGTATATCCAGTGACTACCACAGTGCTTGGTGCCCTGGTAAATATTTACTGgtagatatttagaaaatattagttgcatagatgaatgaataaataaatgatatgtacatatatcaataaaatgtacATACAAAATTATTCTTGTTATATATTAGTGTTCCAGACTGCTGCATGAACATTCACCCAAAACTTAGTAGCTTGAATCAACAACAATAATTTTTGCTGTTCACAGATCTGCAGTTTAGGCAGGGTTCAGTGGGAGCAGCTCATCTGTACTCTACTCCTCCACATGGTGTCAGTTGGTCTGGCTTGAAATCCAGGGTTGGCTGGGAGGCTAGAGCCTGGAGTCACCTGCAGGTTCACTCAGTCACATGTCCAGTGGTGATGCTGGCTGTTGCCTGGGAGTTCGGCTGGGGGTGTCATCTGGAAACCTGCTTGGATTGCTCATAGCATATTGTCTAGGTTCCATTCAAGTGATCAAGGCAAAGTGCAAGGCATTTTTATGACCTTGGAGGTCACATTGGATCACTTCTGTTGTAATGTTCATCTAGGCAGTCACAAAGAAAAGTCTGCCTGATTTCAAGGGAAGGGTATTTAGAACCCACCATGCGATGGGAGGTGTGTTGAGGTCACGTTGTAAGAAGAGCGTGTGGGATGGGATACATTGCAGTGGCCATTTTTGGAGAATATAATGTGCCGTACTTTTATATACTCAAATATGTAGTTTTACTTGTAAACTACTTCTGTTCAttttaactttagaaaatattGTTCCTAAACAAAATTTACCCCATTAAATGGATTCCATCTGgtccaataaacatttttggttcattttctccttcctgcttttgCTCGTCTCTGTTCTCTTAAATATGCTCATCTGCCCTCCCAAACCTCTTCCTTACATACATTCAAAGACTGACTGAGGCttactctctttctctttcttttttccttccttccttctttcctttctttctatttatttcctcctcgtcttctttttttttttttggtggcctgGAAAGCATTAACTCAACTCCACTCACTTTGTCACTAAACATTTACTATCAATGGGTGCCTTTTCAGTTCAAAGAGTAAATAGCACATTGCTGAATATGAGGCGTTTGATATTTATCAAACTGATAAAATGTTTGTAAATTATATACTCTTTCTTAATcggaagaattttaattttctctaaaatatccTTTATGTtactaaatttaaatgaatggaaCTTCAAGTCAGCTTAAAgtgaaaaatgtcattctttttctaaaactatattactaaattaaaaaataggaatgGTCTTTCCTGAAATTTGATTCTAATATGGAACAAATTATGGTATTATCTACATATGACAAATTTGAGGTACATACTGAGATGGTTCCCCCCCCCAAAGAGACTGAAAATCAAATAAGCAATGAGAAATGaagttaaaattatataacaGTATTTCTTCTATTCATTCCAAAGTTGATTTCATAGGATATTGAAGCAATTTTGGATAAATATCATTGAAGTAGTAAAACATTAATGTTACTTAATTGCTTGAACaaactagaaaaatttaaatagtgtGAAAAAAGCATTAATCTTGGGTAAAGGAAGGGAGAGACCAACTTGAAATAGGTCATATAGAAATTGCATATAATTAATTGCTTTCTAGGAATTAAATTGAAGAAATAACCAATTTGTTTATCTTACATAAACTCATTTAGAAGTATGTTTCCCAAGTGAGGAGGGATCATGTCTTCTCTGGACCCTGACATATCCCTGTCGTTTGGCAAGTGTCTGTCCTGTGaagggtgctcaataaatgacttTGCATGAAATAATACAATTACAGTGCTTTCTGACAGTGTATTTTCTAGTCATTTCAAAAAGCTATTGTGTTCTTTAGCTTTATAATGTCCTCAGTATTCTTGATTATATCATCCAGAATATGTGAGCCTTGGTACTACTTTCaaattttaggttttgttttctgatttcagCGACCATACATAGCGAGATTACTCCCTTACTTTGTTCTTACAGTCTTTTCTGCATATTGCGACTATAATAATGATCATATCATACATCATATCATGCATCATATTTACTTTTACACATATTTGCCTCCAAGCTTAGGCTGCAAGCACCTCAAGCATTGTATATTTCCCCAAAATTTTGTACTCTCAGAACATAATACTGCGTGGTGACAGCTGCTCATTGatggttgaaagaatgaatgagaatcTGAATCACGTGTTTGTCCTTTTTCATCTctacttttcattaaaaattaagtcATTTCATCAAAATGATGTTAACCTTGAGAACTTATTATGACCTTATTAAACCCCTTCattattgaaaataatgtgtTGATCTTAATATTAGACCAGATAAATTTTCAAGTTTAACTCAACATACTCTGTAAAGATTAGTCTATTACCTTTGTGTAGATTGCTgtgttgtttctttccttttttaaagagaaaagtaactttagaaatattttccttttatttaagtaGCATACATTCCTTAAGAGATTTGACTACACTGACCACATCATCTCTCTTCATCCTAGAAGCTGGAAGGAGTGGGCCATACCACCTCAGAATCCAAGGTGACATGTATGGGTTTATTATACATGTTTATGAAAGTTTCTGGGTCCATTAATTCTGCAGAATTGCATATGTACTTTATTATTTGTTCTGGAAGGAGTAATTCAGGTGCAACTTGGTGCAAATTATCGCCTGGTCCTTTAGTGCCCACTTTCACAGTCTTAAAAAGATGGAGTACTAGTTTATGGGTTTGGATGAGAAATTCTGTCATGACCTCTTGTAGGGACAGTGACTGTGTCACGTCATCAAGATACATAACTGGCGCTTTTATTACTGAAACATGCCATTGCATAAAGAGCCTTGTTGGTATACTGTGTACTGTGACTATAATTTTCATTCCTTGGATAAAAAATTCTGTTTCATCCTTTTCATGGCTAAGATAATCCAAAAGAATTTGGTAAAGAGTACCATTGGAGGACTCCAGGATATGCACAATGGAATTAGGATATATGAGCAATAATCCTGTCACTGCTTCTCCTGGGTGATGTTTCAAAATTGA contains:
- the TEX47 gene encoding testis-expressed protein 47 gives rise to the protein MSFSARTRKTNKKNFPLECLLMPQVPRSNYLHFQEEKQKLQLKKFLLHRMFLVARVTANIEKKDIGEYYEQLFQSILKHHPGEAVTGLLLIYPNSIVHILESSNGTLYQILLDYLSHEKDETEFFIQGMKIIVTVHSIPTRLFMQWHVSVIKAPVMYLDDVTQSLSLQEVMTEFLIQTHKLVLHLFKTVKVGTKGPGDNLHQVAPELLLPEQIIKYICNSAELMDPETFINMYNKPIHVTLDSEVVWPTPSSF